The genomic region ggtttttggaattttgcatttcaaggatattataaaagaaaaggagcctccttcatacgccaatattagagtaaaaatcagactatagaattattattcatcataatcagctgacaagtgattgcaCACAGATGATGTGTGGAGAATCCCGTCTATTGCTGTATAtacataaggtctatagtttcaatcagtacttgtggatgagaatactgcgtggtctactgttcacagaactactagttaatagaaaatgaagcgtacgctcaatattttagaagtataagcaaatctcaactttattcatatggcccaatattGTTGTCCACAAACTTGACAAACGTAAAAAGGTTCGAAAATACTTTCTAGATGAATCTTCGAAGAATACTAGTTCAAATGTTCAGCTGATTGATCATACTTTctcaagttattgtagaactcatacaacagacggacaacgactttggtcttcagtaagtcaaaccatagagaaacaatagcgtaagtatatcccatggtataggaaattatgtcgcaacttttctgttatctcaagccgattactgtcgattattgtcaattttactGGTTTggtcgggtgagagtgtatgaacggcacattTGAGAGACCACCAGCGTCACCCTGCTGCATAGGAAAAAACTAAgtgactatcggcttgggataacagtagaagtttctgacataaacgccctataccatggcaatATACTTactctattgtttctctatggtcaaACGTgggaactcgctaacgctcgttcaaatattcaaattcattatttattagcaATTACATTCTTTACATCACATTACAGTGTGTAGAATTGCTGCTTTGTCAATATACATATTAGAATCAACATAATCAATTCAGTCATAAATAATcacaaataaaagaaaattctAGAACTAGAACTAAAACACACACTGGAGGCTTTGGAATAAGTTAATTAACAACTTAGATAGGGCTACTTGTTGAATCCACTAACATTGAATTAAGAACCTTGCATTAATGGGATTTAATGggtaaatttatttcatgaaatatattaccgcgtttcgctgtaaatgcgcaacagataaaatttaaaaattcatatttgtCTGATTGAGATGAAGCACCCCAAATACTAATCCATATTTGACTAAATATTTGACTAAATATTTGAGTTCTCAAAATATCATCTGTAAACGTGTAATAAGACACtcaggctcggttgcacaaaatccggttaaattttaaccgtgattaacttcacgagaaccaatcagagaatgcgtttttataaaaacggcttctctgattggttctcgcggaattaatcacggttaaaatttaaccggcttttatgcaaccgggcctcagacTGCTAAATAGCATGGAATGATAGACTGACCTGGCATAGTCTGGTCGGTGCAGTCATGTCCGAAGGCGAAAAGAGGGCTCTCGAGCCAGAGCATTGCTTGATTGTGATTGGCCGGCGACGGCAGTTGCTGACTGGTGATTGGTGCTCGCAGACACTTGCCCACCAGCACACCAATGGCGCGCTCCATGTCAACAAGCCACGCCCACCATTGCTGAGACACGGCTGTTGGTGTGTTGGCCTCtgtacaaacatataaacaccATAACTTTAAATGTCTACGTTCTTGTAACTCTATTGTAAAACTCTATTGTCTAGCTACACATGAATATATCAAATTTATCAGCAATTGAACAATGATAATGACctcattgcaatattatctgattcgctaattggttcttgaggtatcttttgcttggtgacatggcttaatcaaggttaaatttaatttgatggatACGAGCAACCGTTGTCCTAATCAAATAAACAGCTGTTTAAAAATGTAGTTTAAAAATTTTACAGCAGATGCCAGCAATGATTAGACTTACGCTcgaggtctataaatacaggtcatgacactcgtgctccttatggagcggccattatgtggggtcttttTGGcgatacatttgaaatattccaatctgctcataacaaaatcatgcattatgctttttgaaaacaatattctggttcagataatatgtaaattcaggttttcgattttttaataatggaatttcaataataaatggttcaataattcattttttattattaaaattgttcttattcttgtaacttgttatgattcataaggcattgggacaaaaggcaaacctcaaaaagagtttgaagttcccaatctaaaaatcaacaattgaGTTCCTAGTTGGAACCTAAATATTAGATTAATCTGTGGGAAGAATTTAttctacaattcaaagccaagcaataatcattgaacaatataacaaaataacaatgttgttcaatctataatgatagcagctgataaatttgaaaattggtgagcagattggaatatttcaaatgtaccgccataaaagCCCCACATAATGGCCacattttgcaatgcatcacgggactgtgtcatgacctgtatttatagaccttgcttacgcttatacctcttgtatactagtagttctgtgaacagtagacctcgcgctcagtgagttacattgacctgttgttgtttctcaaaattgataaataatttatcaattaaaaatgtctagaaaaaatcctaaataaacataga from Nilaparvata lugens isolate BPH unplaced genomic scaffold, ASM1435652v1 scaffold6264, whole genome shotgun sequence harbors:
- the LOC120356250 gene encoding probable E3 ubiquitin-protein ligase HERC1, producing the protein MAHSLLLLPSGIVQPNVAAMLLLLRLLQQLTKAPHIDSRLSSQANTPTAVSQQWWAWLVDMERAIGVLVGKCLRAPITSQQLPSPANHNQAMLWLESPLFAFGHDCTDQTMP